The following coding sequences lie in one Rutidosis leptorrhynchoides isolate AG116_Rl617_1_P2 chromosome 6, CSIRO_AGI_Rlap_v1, whole genome shotgun sequence genomic window:
- the LOC139855004 gene encoding uncharacterized mitochondrial protein AtMg00310-like, translating to MCWVKWEDILLPYGSGGLNLGSLKCKNLALIAKWWWRFHTEPTALWVKVIKSIFGSSGGIGSGTRFISNTSAWSCIINTVEHLDSFGVPFRDSFSKVIGDGVSTSFWNDKWLGDD from the coding sequence ATGTGTTGGGTTAAATGGGAGGATATTCTTCTCCCTTATGGGTCGGGCGGGTTAAACTTGGGGTCACTAAAATGTAAAAACCTTGCTTTAATtgccaagtggtggtggaggtttcatACTGAACCCACCGCCTTGTGGGTCAAAGTAATTAAAAGCATTTTTGGGAGTTCGGGGGGTATTGGCTCGGGTACCAGATTTATCTCTAACACATCGGCTTGGTCTTGTATTATTAACACTGTTGAGCATCTTGATTCTTTTGGAGTTCCTTTCAGGGATTCTTTTTCTAAAGTAATAGGCGACGGTGTATCTACGTCTTTCTGGAACGACAAGTGGCTTGGTGACGATTGA